The Glycine soja cultivar W05 chromosome 8, ASM419377v2, whole genome shotgun sequence genome has a window encoding:
- the LOC114421819 gene encoding photosystem II core complex proteins psbY, chloroplastic-like produces MASTISAMAMINAKCVNPKFPNPTKLVPSKPSLQVNLPKGLIASPENTKLSTATAIAGAIFTTLGTCDAAFAVQQIADIAEGDNRGLALLLPIIPAIGWVLFNILQPALNQLNRMRSTKGVIIGLGLGGLAGLVAAPHASAAAASEVAAMAEAASNDNRGQLLLFVVTPAIAWVLYNILQPALNQLNRMRSQ; encoded by the coding sequence ATGGCATCAACAATATCAGCAATGGCCATGATCAACGCCAAATGCGTCAACCCAAAGTTCCCCAACCCCACCAAGCTCGTACCATCAAAACCTTCCCTTCAGGTCAACCTTCCAAAGGGCCTAATAGCCTCACCCGAAAACACCAAACTTTCCACTGCGACAGCAATCGCAGGAGCAATATTCACAACCCTCGGAACCTGCGACGCCGCTTTCGCCGTTCAACAAATAGCCGACATAGCAGAAGGCGACAACCGCGGTCTGGCACTGTTGCTGCCCATAATTCCTGCAATAGGGTGGGTTCTGTTCAACATTCTGCAGCCGGCGCTGAACCAACTGAACCGCATGCGCAGCACCAAAGGCGTGATCATTGGGTTGGGGCTTGGCGGCTTGGCTGGCTTGGTGGCTGCGCCGCATGCATCGGCGGCGGCGGCTTCTGAAGTGGCGGCGATGGCTGAAGCTGCCTCGAACGACAACAGGGGACAGCTTCTGCTGTTTGTGGTTACGCCGGCTATTGCTTGGGTTCTTTACAACATCTTGCAGCCTGCTCTTAACCAGCTCAACAGGATGAGATCCCAGTGA